In Clostridium sp. DL-VIII, the following proteins share a genomic window:
- the galT gene encoding UDP-glucose--hexose-1-phosphate uridylyltransferase produces the protein MVNINLEINRLINFALNKKLITAEDMIYSTNMLLGTLNLNEFEFINIEENLETPAPILENILDYACEKDLLENTTTERDLFDTKIMNCVMPRPSEVINKFNELYNSSPERATEYYYNLSIASNYIRKDRIDKNIIWKAPTEYGDLDITINLSKPEKDPRDIAKAKLIKSSSYPKCLLCKENEGFYGTLNHPARQTHRIIPLDFGENQKYFLQYSPYTYYNEHCIILNDNHIPMKINRDTFRNLLIFTDILPHYFAGSNADLPIVGGSILSHDHYQGGHYTFAMEKASVEKSYSISGYDDVEIGRVKWPMSVIRLSSKNKNLLLDLADRILISWRNYSDESVNILSHTENEPHNTITPISRKRNGKYELDLVLRNNRTSDEHPLGIFHPHNEVHHIKKENIGLIEVMGLAVLPARLKIELNILKDKLINKVADISTDESISKHSDWYKYLLKKYPNISSDNAYDILKSEVGFKFLEVLCHAGVFKRNEQGFAAFDKFVSHIK, from the coding sequence ATGGTAAATATAAACCTTGAAATAAACAGACTTATAAACTTTGCATTAAATAAAAAACTTATAACTGCTGAGGATATGATTTATTCTACAAATATGTTGCTTGGCACATTAAATTTAAATGAATTTGAATTCATTAATATTGAAGAAAATTTAGAAACTCCAGCACCTATTTTAGAAAATATTTTAGATTATGCTTGTGAAAAGGATTTACTAGAAAATACTACTACTGAAAGAGATTTATTTGACACAAAAATCATGAACTGCGTAATGCCAAGACCTTCAGAAGTCATAAATAAATTTAATGAATTATATAATTCATCCCCTGAAAGGGCTACTGAATATTATTATAATTTAAGCATAGCTTCAAATTACATAAGAAAAGATAGAATTGATAAAAATATTATCTGGAAAGCACCTACTGAGTATGGTGATCTAGATATAACTATAAATCTGTCTAAACCAGAAAAAGATCCAAGAGATATAGCCAAAGCTAAATTAATTAAATCAAGTTCTTATCCAAAATGTCTATTATGTAAAGAAAATGAGGGCTTTTATGGCACTTTAAATCATCCTGCCAGGCAAACTCATAGAATTATCCCTTTAGACTTTGGAGAGAATCAAAAGTATTTCTTGCAATACTCTCCTTATACTTATTATAATGAGCATTGCATAATCTTAAACGATAACCATATACCTATGAAGATAAATAGGGATACTTTTAGAAACCTATTAATATTTACAGACATACTTCCCCACTATTTTGCCGGTTCTAATGCAGACCTTCCTATAGTTGGCGGTTCTATACTTTCTCATGATCATTATCAAGGCGGACACTATACTTTTGCCATGGAAAAGGCTTCTGTAGAAAAAAGTTATTCTATTTCAGGATATGATGATGTAGAAATAGGCAGAGTAAAATGGCCTATGTCTGTTATTAGACTTTCTAGTAAAAATAAAAATCTATTATTAGATTTAGCAGACCGTATATTAATTTCCTGGAGAAATTATTCTGATGAATCTGTAAATATATTAAGTCATACTGAAAATGAACCTCATAATACCATAACTCCTATTTCAAGAAAAAGAAATGGTAAATACGAACTTGATTTAGTGCTTAGAAATAATAGAACAAGTGATGAACATCCACTTGGTATCTTTCATCCACATAACGAAGTTCATCACATAAAAAAAGAAAATATAGGACTTATAGAAGTCATGGGGCTTGCAGTTCTTCCTGCAAGATTAAAAATAGAACTGAATATATTAAAAGATAAATTAATTAATAAGGTAGCAGATATTTCGACTGATGAATCCATATCCAAACATTCAGATTGGTATAAATATCTTCTAAAAAAATATCCTAATATATCTTCTGACAATGCTTACGACATATTAAAATCAGAAGTTGGTTTTAAATTTTTAGAAGTATTATGCCATGCCGGAGTATTTAAAAGAAATGAACAAGGATTTGCTGCTTTTGATAAATTTGTAAGTCATATAAAGTAA